Genomic segment of Sulfurovum sp. UBA12169:
CTCTTCCGCTGGTAGGGATGATACCGTCCATCAAAGAAGGCGGCGGCAAGGTCAAGGTGCTGGAGTCTCCCAAATCCATCATAAGCGAAGCCTTTAGGTCACTAAGAACCAATCTGCAGTTTATGGCTTTGCAGGAGGGTCCTGTGCTGATAACGATCACCTCCACCGTCGGCGGAGAGGGTAAAACGACCATAGGCAGCAACCTGGGTGCGATCATCAGCCTCACAGGCAAGCGTACGATCATCCTCAATCTGGATATGCGAAAACCCGTTTTGCACACAAGGTTTGATCTGCCAAACAATCAGGGGATCAGCTCGGTGCTCGCAGGCAAGGCGGACTTGGAGAGTGTGATTTTGCCCACGGCCAGTGAAAATCTTGATATCATCTCTTCGGGTCCCGTCCCTCCCAATCCGAGTGAGCTGATCGGGAGCAAGAAGATGGCTGAAGTGATCGAGAAACTTAAGGCGGTCTATGATGTGATCATCCTTGATACCCCTCCTGTGGGTTTGGTGACTGATGCGATGGCGCTGATGAAGATCTCTGATATTTCTTTGTATGTTTTGCGCGCCGGATACTCCAAAAAAGCATTTTTGCAGGATATGAATCGTATGGCACAAGAGCATGAGATCAAAAGTTTGGGCCTGGTGCTCAATGATCTCAAAGCCGGCCGCTCCGGTTATGGATATGGTTATGGATACGGTTATGGATATTATGAAGAAGACAAAAAATGATCCCCTCTTTTTTTAAAAAGAGAAAAGCAGGCAAGCCTGTGACTGCAGTGAGGGTGGATGTGCATTCTCATCTGATCCCCGGGATCGATGACGGAGCTCAAAATATGCAGGAGAGTCTTGCGCTGCTTGGGGCGATGCAATCTTTGGGATACGAAAAGGTGATCACCACACCCCATGTGATGGCAGATGCATACGGCAACACCAAGGAGTCCATTCAAAAAGGGCTCGGTTTGCTCCAAAAAGAGGCGCAAAAAAGCGGTTTGACGATCCAGATTGAGGCTGCAGCGGAGTATTATCTGGATGAGGGGCTGCTTTCGCTGATAGAAAAAGATGAGCTGCTTTTGGTGGGGGGAGAGTATCTGCTTTTTGAAACTTCCTATACCCACCGCCCCAACGGGCTGGAGCGCGTGATCTTTGAAATCCTTGCCGCAGGATACAAGCCTTTGCTTGCACACCCTGAGCGCTATCGCTATATCCAAGAGCCGCATGAAGAGTATAGCAGGCTTAAGGCATTGGGTGTTTTTTTTCAGCTCAATATCAATTCGCTGGGCGGCTACTATGGCAAAGGCGCCAAGAAGGCAGCAGAATTTTTATGCAAAGAGGGCATGGTGGATTTTTTGGGGAGTGATGCGCATCATCAAAAACACACAGATTTTTTGGAGAAGGTATTTGCGACGCAAGCGTATGCGCAGCTGTGGAAAAACAATACCATCCTCAATGAAAGTCTTAGATAAGCGCACCATAGTATCACAGCAAAGGAGAGAAGAATGATCATAAAACATGTAGGCGCAGGGGTACTTCTCATGCTGTTGATAGCAGGATGCACGGTAAAATCTGAGTATCGGCTGCTTCAAACCAAGAATGATATTGCCGCAGAAGAGCTCCTTTTGGATCCGATCTTTGAGTATCGCATCCTTCCCCAGGACCGGCTGAAAGTATCGTTGTATAAAAATCCCGAACAAGCCTCGGTCGGAACTTTCAATGAGCTGGGCCAACACATGAACAACGAAGGAATCCTTGTCAATGCGCAAGGATATATCACTCTGCCGCTGGTAAACAAGATCAAGGTTTCAGGTTTGACTCAGACCCAGGCAGCAGACCGTATCACGCAGCACTACAAAAAGTATTTGAAAAATCCTTCGGTTTATCTCGAGGTGATCAATAAGCGCGTGTATGTGTTGGGCGAAGTGAAAAAACCGGGCGCTGTGGCTGTGGACAAGGAGAAGATGACGCTTCTTGAAGCGATCGCATTTGCTGAAGATATGACAGATTCTGCGATGCGAAGCAATGTCGTCGTGATCAGCCATACCGATCAAAATCAAATGGTTATGAGACAAGTGGACCTTACGAATTTTGATACATTGCATGCTGCCAACTTGATAGTGAAGCCCAACGATATCATCTATGTCCAGCCAAACAACTGGAAGCAGTTTAAAGTAGTTGCAACCGATACGACATCAATCTTTGAAACGGTAAGCAGAATCGCCTCACCGTTTGTGACCATTAAATATCTGACCGATTAAAGAGGATAATATGATTTTAGAATTTTTGCTCATTTTTATTGGGGCGTTGGTGATGATAGGTCTGGTGCGCAGCTATGCTCCAAAAATCGGCCTGATTGATATCCCAAACGACAGAAGCGCGCACACACGGCATACGCCAAGAGGTGCGGGAGTAGGATTTTACCTTAGCAGCGCATTGATCATTCCTTTGTTTCATTTTGATCTGATACTTGCGTACAAATGGACGTTTTTGGCAGTGTTTCTTGTCTTTGTCGTAGGCGTACTGGATGATCATCATGACACTTCGCCTAAAACGAAATTTATTGTGATCATTATCGGTGCATTTTTGCTTTCATTTGACCATATTATCATTGATAAATTGGGTACGGTTTTTGGCATACCGGTTAGTTTGGGGTGGTTCGCGCTGCCGTTTACTCTCTTTGCGGTCACAGGATTTACCAACGCGCTCAATCTTATCGACGGATTGGACGGGCTTGCTGCGACGATCAGTATCGTAATACTGGGCAGTTTTATGGCAGTAGGGTATCTCAATGAGGATATGTTTATGACGGTGATCGCCGGTTCGTTTATCGCTGCACTGGCGGCTTTTTTGGTGTTTAACTGGCATCCTGCGTCGATCTTTATGGGAGACAGCGGGTCTCTTACATTGGGATTTGTTATTTCGGTGCTGGCGATCAAGTCTTTGGCTTATATTCCCGTGGTGAGCGTTCTTTTTGTTGCGGCTTTGCCGATCTTGGACACGCTGGTGGTAATGATGCGGCGCAAACTCAACGGTCGCTCAATTTTTTCTGCCGATAAGTGTCACATTCATCATATATTGAAACGATTTTTTGAAAAAAATATCCGAAAGACGGTACTTTGTTTGGGAGCGCTTCAGTTGCTCTATTCATTTTTGGGTTTACAGATAGACAAGGGAGCCGACGAAGGGTTTTTGCTGATACTTTTTGTGCTCAATGTGATAGTTGTTTATTTCTTGTTGGGCAGGATGGTCAAAAAACAACAGTGCAACTGCTAAAAGTGCAGTGATGGATAGCAAACACAATCTCTGTGCTTACCTGAGGCTTAGCTGACGGCAGGACAGGGATCACCGGAAAGCTTCAAGCGGGCAAATAGTATGCTGCGCCAATCAAGAGTATCGTGATGCTTAGCCAAAGGATAGGAATAATTCTGTACTTAAGCCGGACTTCTTTTAGTCCCATAAAATGATCGATCACCAATAGTGCTTTTATGAACGTGCTTATAAGTAAAATACCGACAAGAAATACATTGATGTGCTTTAAATAGCCCAGCAAAAAAGCGAAGACAGTAAGTACAGCCAAGACAATCCAGACAAATTCTAGGGTTTTTTTCATGGTACAGCCCTTATCGTATGATGTAAATAAGCGGAAAAAGTACGATCCACAGCAGATCCACCATGTGCCAGTATGATGCGCCTGTCTCCATGCCTTTATGATCGTTCTGGGTGTAGCCCTGCGTTTTGGTCTTTTGGTAAATGACACACAGGATAAACGAGCCTAAAAGCACATGCATGAAATGAAATACTGTCAGCATGATATAAAACATAAAAAATTTATTGGTGCTCAGCGTGATGCCCTGTCCGAACACATGGATAAAATCAAGCAGCTTGACCGCTAAAAATCCGCCTGCAGAGATGATGGCGAACAAAAGCCATCGTGCTGCGGCACGGCTTGTTTCCTTGATGCTTTCATCGGTCATGTGCTTGATGCTTTGCACAGCTTTGGCAACAAAATAGCTGCTGGTGATCAAGATCAGGGTATTAATAAAACCCGATATTTGATCGAGCTGCAGCTGGGAGGCGTTGAACATCTCGATGTTGGATCTCCTTGAGAAGGCAAAACCCAAAAAGAGCAGTGCAAACGTCAACAGCTCAACATAGATAATGATCCAAATCGCAAAATCCCCGGGCGGATAGGGTGCTTTGGCGGTGAGCATTTTAGTCATGGGCATCCTTTTGAAAATGCAAAGCAATCAGCTTCTCGAGTACTTCCAAAACATCATCTTCATCGCTGAGCGACTCGACGACGGAATGCATGCAGGCCTGGTAGGGATCAAATCCTTTTGTGATCAATTTTGCCGCATAGATCAGCAGCCGTGTCGATACGACCTCTTGAATATCGCTGTCGCTTAGCTTGCGGATTTCATTGGCGATGTTGACCAGTTTTTGCGCCGTATCTTGATCTGCGCCGCTTTCTTGGATGATAATCTCTTTTTCGATATCGGGTTTAGGATAGTGGAAAGTAAGCGAGATAAATCTTTGTTTGGTACTGGGTTTCATCCCTTTAAGCACATTTTGATACCCCGGGTTGTAAGAGATCGCCAGCATAAAATCCGGATGCGCTTCTATCAGTTCGCCCGTCCTGTCGATCGGCAAAACCCTGCGGTAGTCTGCCAGAGAATGCAAAACAACGGTGGTATCTTTTCTGGCTTCGATAATCTCATCAAGATAGCAAATGCCGCCGTTTCTAACTGCTTTGGTAAGCGGCCCGTCTTGCCAATAGGTACCGTTCTCGTCTATGAGGTGGCGTCCTACCAAATCGGCTGCACTCAGATCGTCATGGCATACCACCGTATAAACCTCCCGCCCCAGTTCTTCGCCCATCGCTTCGATAAATCGTGTTTTTCCGCAGCCTGTGGGGCCTTTGATCAAAACGGGAAGATTCAATTGCGCTGCGGCTTTAAAAAGTTCCACTTCGTTTGATTGCGGCAAATAGTAGGTTTTTGACATCGTATTCCTTTTTTATTTTGTTAGATTGATATAAACTTCGGTCAGTATTTTGGGCAGTTTCTGCCCGTCTCTTACCACCGCATAGCCGTTTTTTCCAAAAAGATAGCCCAGATACTCTTTTGCGTCCAGGTCGACCGTGATGCAAAAAGGGGTAATGCCTTTTTGTCTGGCCTCTTCGATCGCTTTTTTGGTATCTTCGATGCCGTAGCGGCCATCATACCTGTCTTCGTCGTTGGGTTTGCCGTCGCTGATGATGAGCAGCAGCTTGTTAAGGCTTTTTTGGCTGTCTAAAATTTTGGTTGATTCGCGTATGGCTGCACCCAGCCTGGTATAGTACTGGGGGCGAATGCTGTCTATCCGGCCGCGAGTGAGATCAGAATATTTCTCTTTAAAATTTTTAATGATATGAAAATAAACCCTTTTGTTTTGGCGTGATGAAAAAGAGTAGATGGCAAATTTGTCCTGAAGTTTTTCCAATGCTTCCGAAAAAACCATGAGGGCGTCTTTGATCACGTCGATGATGCGCACTTCTTGGGTGATGCCTGCTTCGGTTGAGAGCGAAATATCGGCCAAAATCAGCGTAGCCATATCACGGGTCTTTTTCTCATATGCGGTAAAAAACTTTTGATGGTGCAAAGACTTGTTTTGATGGCCTTTGTACTCGATCCATGCGTCAAGATTGATATCATCCCCGTAGGGAAGACGGGTGTTTTTTACTTTGTCTATCTCAAGCAGGTCCAGTTCGCTTTGGATTTTTTTTACCGTTTTGTTCAATCTTTTTGGCAGCTCTATGGGGGTGACATTGATGACGATTTGCGGTTTGATGCGTACATAGTTTTTGAGATACGCTTTTTTTCTGTAATCCCACTCGTCGATCAAATGTCCTTTTCCAAGAGGGTAGATTTCCGTGATATTGGGTTGCAAATCCAAATCCATTTTGATACGCGCAGAGAGATTTGCCTGTTTTTTCCCCAGCGTGATCTCATCCAGATCCTCGGCGTGGTAAAGCGCGTTTTCATCAAAGCTGTCATCTTCGCATCTGTCTACATTGACCTGTTCGAAAATGCTCATCAGGGATTCGGGCAAAAAGGCTAAAAACCCGTCGGTTTCATGTTTGTCGTCAAGCTGGTTGGTCTGTTTTTTCATCTTGAGGGTATCGGTTTTGTTTTTGTTTTGATCCCTTTGAAGCTCTTCTTCCTCTTCGTTTGAGCGGTCTGTTTTATTTTTGGATAATGCAGAGGGATAGATCCAGACAGGATTGGGATAATCGCTTGCAAATGCTTTATAGTTGTCTAAAGTATTGGTAAACGATAATTGTTCAAAGCGGCTGCTAAGATAATCGGTTGCTTTGTCGTAAAATCTTCTAAATCCCGCATAGGTATCGATCAGGCTTGCTGCTGCAGCATTGTTTTGAGAGGCAAGTGTTTCGGCGGTGATGTCTGCCGGGACTTTTGCGGCCAGGGCTACGAGCCAATAGTAGAGCATTTCATTTTGCTCTTTTGTATCAAAATAGGCAAACGAAGGGGGCAGATAGACTGCTTTGTCGTCTTGCCACGCTAAAAAAAACTCTTTTCCTGAAAATGAAATCTTTTGCAGGAGCGTTCTTGAGGTACTGACATATCTTTTGTCTGTGATTTGCAGATTTTTGCCTTTATCACCGCCCAAAAGGCGGTAAAAAAGATTCAATGATTTGCTAAGATCGGCAAAGTAAACCCTTTCTTCTTCGTGAAATTTGTTTACTTTTTTGTTGAGATAGCTATCCCAAACTTTGCCGATACTCTCTTCAAACTCAAGATAATAATGCAGCATTATGCGTTGTATCCTACTGCTTGGCCGGCTTCTTCTTTGACAAAGAAGCTGGCAAAATAAGTGAAAAGCCCGGCAAAAACCAATAGGCCAAACCCTGCACGAACCATATAAATGCCCGCGATGGACTCTTGAGATTCCATAAAGCCTATCAGTTCAGTTCCGACTCTTTGATCCAAGATCTGAACGATACCCGCAGCAGAAAGCGCCAGCGTAAGACCCATCATGCCGACATTCATCATCCAAAAAGATGCCAATTCCAAGTTCTGTGCTTTTTGAGAGTTGCCTTGCGGGCGTCCTCTCAAGATAGGCATCGCATAAGAAACCATCGTAAATATGATCATCACATAAGCCCCGTAAAAAGAGAGGTGGCCGTGTGCTGCGGTAAGCTGTGTACCGTGCGTAAACATGTTAACCGGCGCAAGCGTATGGATGAATCCCCACACTCCGGCACCTAAAAATGCCATAACCGCCGTTCCTTTTGCCCAAGTAAGCGCAATTTTGTTGCCGTGTTGGATCTTTCTCTCTCTTGTCATCGTATAGGCAAACAAGATCATCAGGAAAAACGGCAAAGGCTCAACGGCAGATGCGATAGATCCGATCCATAGCCAGTATTCAGGCGCACCCATATAGAAAAAGTGGTGTCCGGTTCCCAGGATTCCTGAAAGCATTGTCATCGCAATGATCAAATAGAGCCATTTATCGATATGTTCTCTGTCAACCCCTGTTACTTTGATAAGCACGAAAGCCAAGATGGCGCCAAGGATAAGTTCCCATGTAGCTTCTACCCATAGGTGCACCGTAAACCACCAGAAAAATTTATCCATAATAAGATTATGAGGTACATAAAAAGCAAACAGAAAAAATACCGCAAGCCCTACCAGGCCTGTGATCAAGACAGTCGTGATAACGGTTTTTCTTCCCTTGATTACGGTCATAATGACATTAAGTATGTACGATACAACTACCAATACAATCCCAAGCTTAGTCGGCAAAGGCTGCTCTAAAAACTCTCGACCCATTGTCGGCAAAAGGTTGTTAAAGGTCAGTTCCGTAAGCTGGGCATACGGTACAAACAGATACCCAAAGATTGTCGCAACACCGGCTGCTGCAAATACCCAAAACGTAATAATCGCCAATTTTGGGCTCCAAAGTTCCGTTTCCGTTTCTTCAGGGATCAGATAATAGGTTGCGCCCATAAAGCCAAACAGAAGCAGTACGATAAGCAAATTGGTATGTACCATTCTCAAAACGTTAAACGGGATCAGCGGGAACAAAAAGTCGCCGTACAAATACTGAATAGCCATAAGCAAGCCAAACAATATTTCTCCGGCCAAAAGAATCAATGCAAAAATAAAATAAGGCTTTGCTACCATTTGTGAACTATATTTCATATCGTCTCCTATCCTTCAATTGTAGGTGGCCAGTCATTGGCATTTACTTTTGATGTCCAAATCAAGAAATCAGACAGGTTGTCAACCTCTTCCTTGGTCAAATTAAATTGCGGCATCTTTCTTCTGTTTGGCGTATCGAGCGGCTGAGCAGCCATCCAGCCTTGCATATATGATTTAAATGCACCCTCGTCAGATGCTCCTCTTCTTTGAAACACGTTCATAAGTTCAGGTGCATAATACGCCCCCTCCCCGACAATCGTATGACACCCAACACAGTTGTTGTCCTCCCAAAGTTTTTTACCCGCTACGACAGATGCTGTCATATTGACCTCATTTGATCGATGCGGTATTTGCTTTACAGTGTCAAGAGTAAGGGCAAGAAATATCAACAGGGCGAAAGTGCCGCCGCCGTAATAGATATTTTTTGCCATACTTTTCGTGATACGTTCAGTCATAGGCAATCCTTTTTTATATTCTACCTTGAAGTAGTAATTCGAATAATAGCGAAGATATTTTAATTCTACCTTTAAGTAGTATATAAAAAATCAACAAATTTTGATAAATACCACCTTTAAGTAGTAATTGAATAAATTTGCACTACAATACTATAATATACGATAATACACTTAGTGTATAAAACATAAACCTAAAGGATTTGAATGCAATTGAGTGCTACATCACAATATGCTATAAGAATTTTAGTTTATATGGCAGGCCAAAAAGACCCCCATTCTCTCAATGCCGCCGAATTAGCCGAAACATTACTTATACCCTATAAGTTTCTTGCCAAGATCATGACGTCGCTTGTAAAGGTGGGCCTGGTAGAATCTATCAGAGGAAAAGAGGGCGGATATAAACTGAAAAAGAAAGCTTCGGAGATCATGGTGGGCGATATTTTGGATGCATTTCATGAATCCATAAAGGATGAACAATGCATACTGGGTATAGGATTTTGTAACGGTTTGTGCAAATGTGCTCTCCATGATCAATGGATGGAGCCAAAATTTTTGCTGCAAAAAATGTTTAGAGAGTCAAGTTTGGAAGATATCGCCGGACGCGGGTGCAAAAGATAGTGTATGCATCAAGACGATGCATGACCGCTATCTTTTTGCCTGCCCGGAAAGTTCGGCTTTGCATATACCCAATGAAAAATCATTATACTTCGCTTGTTGCTGCGCATCAAACTAT
This window contains:
- a CDS encoding undecaprenyl-phosphate alpha-N-acetylglucosaminyl 1-phosphate transferase — protein: MILEFLLIFIGALVMIGLVRSYAPKIGLIDIPNDRSAHTRHTPRGAGVGFYLSSALIIPLFHFDLILAYKWTFLAVFLVFVVGVLDDHHDTSPKTKFIVIIIGAFLLSFDHIIIDKLGTVFGIPVSLGWFALPFTLFAVTGFTNALNLIDGLDGLAATISIVILGSFMAVGYLNEDMFMTVIAGSFIAALAAFLVFNWHPASIFMGDSGSLTLGFVISVLAIKSLAYIPVVSVLFVAALPILDTLVVMMRRKLNGRSIFSADKCHIHHILKRFFEKNIRKTVLCLGALQLLYSFLGLQIDKGADEGFLLILFVLNVIVVYFLLGRMVKKQQCNC
- a CDS encoding cytochrome C, which gives rise to MTERITKSMAKNIYYGGGTFALLIFLALTLDTVKQIPHRSNEVNMTASVVAGKKLWEDNNCVGCHTIVGEGAYYAPELMNVFQRRGASDEGAFKSYMQGWMAAQPLDTPNRRKMPQFNLTKEEVDNLSDFLIWTSKVNANDWPPTIEG
- a CDS encoding transcriptional regulator, BadM/Rrf2 family protein, translated to MQLSATSQYAIRILVYMAGQKDPHSLNAAELAETLLIPYKFLAKIMTSLVKVGLVESIRGKEGGYKLKKKASEIMVGDILDAFHESIKDEQCILGIGFCNGLCKCALHDQWMEPKFLLQKMFRESSLEDIAGRGCKR
- a CDS encoding cytochrome-c oxidase encodes the protein MTKMLTAKAPYPPGDFAIWIIIYVELLTFALLFLGFAFSRRSNIEMFNASQLQLDQISGFINTLILITSSYFVAKAVQSIKHMTDESIKETSRAAARWLLFAIISAGGFLAVKLLDFIHVFGQGITLSTNKFFMFYIMLTVFHFMHVLLGSFILCVIYQKTKTQGYTQNDHKGMETGASYWHMVDLLWIVLFPLIYIIR
- a CDS encoding capsular biosynthesis protein, which gives rise to MIPSFFKKRKAGKPVTAVRVDVHSHLIPGIDDGAQNMQESLALLGAMQSLGYEKVITTPHVMADAYGNTKESIQKGLGLLQKEAQKSGLTIQIEAAAEYYLDEGLLSLIEKDELLLVGGEYLLFETSYTHRPNGLERVIFEILAAGYKPLLAHPERYRYIQEPHEEYSRLKALGVFFQLNINSLGGYYGKGAKKAAEFLCKEGMVDFLGSDAHHQKHTDFLEKVFATQAYAQLWKNNTILNESLR
- a CDS encoding sugar transporter, with amino-acid sequence MIIKHVGAGVLLMLLIAGCTVKSEYRLLQTKNDIAAEELLLDPIFEYRILPQDRLKVSLYKNPEQASVGTFNELGQHMNNEGILVNAQGYITLPLVNKIKVSGLTQTQAADRITQHYKKYLKNPSVYLEVINKRVYVLGEVKKPGAVAVDKEKMTLLEAIAFAEDMTDSAMRSNVVVISHTDQNQMVMRQVDLTNFDTLHAANLIVKPNDIIYVQPNNWKQFKVVATDTTSIFETVSRIASPFVTIKYLTD
- a CDS encoding nitric-oxide reductase large subunit; this encodes MKYSSQMVAKPYFIFALILLAGEILFGLLMAIQYLYGDFLFPLIPFNVLRMVHTNLLIVLLLFGFMGATYYLIPEETETELWSPKLAIITFWVFAAAGVATIFGYLFVPYAQLTELTFNNLLPTMGREFLEQPLPTKLGIVLVVVSYILNVIMTVIKGRKTVITTVLITGLVGLAVFFLFAFYVPHNLIMDKFFWWFTVHLWVEATWELILGAILAFVLIKVTGVDREHIDKWLYLIIAMTMLSGILGTGHHFFYMGAPEYWLWIGSIASAVEPLPFFLMILFAYTMTRERKIQHGNKIALTWAKGTAVMAFLGAGVWGFIHTLAPVNMFTHGTQLTAAHGHLSFYGAYVMIIFTMVSYAMPILRGRPQGNSQKAQNLELASFWMMNVGMMGLTLALSAAGIVQILDQRVGTELIGFMESQESIAGIYMVRAGFGLLVFAGLFTYFASFFVKEEAGQAVGYNA
- a CDS encoding AAA family ATPase codes for the protein MSKTYYLPQSNEVELFKAAAQLNLPVLIKGPTGCGKTRFIEAMGEELGREVYTVVCHDDLSAADLVGRHLIDENGTYWQDGPLTKAVRNGGICYLDEIIEARKDTTVVLHSLADYRRVLPIDRTGELIEAHPDFMLAISYNPGYQNVLKGMKPSTKQRFISLTFHYPKPDIEKEIIIQESGADQDTAQKLVNIANEIRKLSDSDIQEVVSTRLLIYAAKLITKGFDPYQACMHSVVESLSDEDDVLEVLEKLIALHFQKDAHD
- a CDS encoding VWA domain-containing protein → MLHYYLEFEESIGKVWDSYLNKKVNKFHEEERVYFADLSKSLNLFYRLLGGDKGKNLQITDKRYVSTSRTLLQKISFSGKEFFLAWQDDKAVYLPPSFAYFDTKEQNEMLYYWLVALAAKVPADITAETLASQNNAAAASLIDTYAGFRRFYDKATDYLSSRFEQLSFTNTLDNYKAFASDYPNPVWIYPSALSKNKTDRSNEEEEELQRDQNKNKTDTLKMKKQTNQLDDKHETDGFLAFLPESLMSIFEQVNVDRCEDDSFDENALYHAEDLDEITLGKKQANLSARIKMDLDLQPNITEIYPLGKGHLIDEWDYRKKAYLKNYVRIKPQIVINVTPIELPKRLNKTVKKIQSELDLLEIDKVKNTRLPYGDDINLDAWIEYKGHQNKSLHHQKFFTAYEKKTRDMATLILADISLSTEAGITQEVRIIDVIKDALMVFSEALEKLQDKFAIYSFSSRQNKRVYFHIIKNFKEKYSDLTRGRIDSIRPQYYTRLGAAIRESTKILDSQKSLNKLLLIISDGKPNDEDRYDGRYGIEDTKKAIEEARQKGITPFCITVDLDAKEYLGYLFGKNGYAVVRDGQKLPKILTEVYINLTK